In the genome of Nitrospinota bacterium, one region contains:
- the typA gene encoding translational GTPase TypA encodes MKQQDIRNVCVIAHVDHGKTTLVDTLFKQTGTMRDNERMGERVMDANDLEKERGITIFSKNASVLWKGKKINIVDTPGHHDFGGEVQRILKMVDGALLLVDAVDGPMPQTKYVLENALKLGLAPIVVINKIDRADARPDWVLNQVFDLFAALGATDRQLDFKVVYTSAKQGIASLDPAVLGVNMEPLLDAILERVDAPEVEPDKPFQMLVTSVEYSDYLGRMGVGKILRGKVNTNTQIARIDREGNITFNMIMKLYSFVGITRKEVESAVAGDIVIIAGFKDLEIGETLADKEYPEALPTIEIDEPTISMYFSVNTSPFVGRTGDKLTGRHLQERLERELRSNLALRVDRVENSDSYRVSGRGELHLSILIETMRREGYELSVSRPEVIAREIDGKKMEPEEFVIVDVDDEYVGKVIEKFGSRKGMMKNMSPQMEGKSRLEFTIPARGLIGMHGELLTDTRGSATMSHSFHSFIPWAGAIQGRRNGVLISGDDGTSTAYAMDKLQDRGEFFVEPGTDVYVGMIVGVCNTDTDMVVNVVRGKKLSNMRASGSDDMVQLAPPRKLSLEQSLEFLEDDELAEITPDFIRLRKRYLNEEDRKRHRRQTVNS; translated from the coding sequence ATGAAACAGCAGGACATACGGAACGTTTGCGTTATCGCCCACGTCGACCACGGCAAAACCACGCTGGTGGACACCCTTTTCAAGCAGACCGGCACCATGCGCGACAACGAGCGGATGGGAGAGCGGGTCATGGATGCCAACGACCTCGAAAAAGAGCGCGGCATCACCATCTTCTCCAAGAACGCCTCGGTTCTCTGGAAGGGGAAGAAGATCAACATCGTCGATACCCCGGGGCATCACGACTTCGGCGGCGAGGTGCAGCGCATCCTCAAGATGGTGGACGGCGCGCTCCTGCTCGTCGACGCGGTGGACGGCCCGATGCCGCAAACCAAGTACGTGCTGGAAAACGCCCTTAAACTCGGGCTGGCCCCGATAGTCGTCATCAACAAGATCGACCGCGCCGACGCGCGCCCCGACTGGGTGCTGAATCAGGTGTTCGACCTATTCGCGGCCTTGGGCGCAACCGATCGGCAGCTCGACTTCAAGGTGGTCTATACCTCCGCCAAGCAGGGCATAGCCTCGCTCGACCCGGCCGTGTTGGGCGTCAACATGGAGCCGCTGCTCGACGCCATCCTCGAACGGGTCGACGCGCCGGAGGTGGAACCGGACAAGCCGTTCCAGATGCTGGTCACTTCGGTGGAATACAGCGATTACCTCGGCCGCATGGGGGTGGGCAAAATCCTGCGCGGAAAGGTGAACACCAACACGCAGATTGCCCGCATCGACCGTGAGGGAAACATCACGTTCAACATGATCATGAAACTCTACTCCTTCGTGGGAATCACCCGTAAAGAGGTGGAATCCGCCGTGGCCGGCGACATCGTCATCATCGCCGGCTTCAAGGACCTGGAGATCGGCGAAACGCTGGCCGACAAGGAATACCCCGAGGCGCTGCCGACCATCGAGATAGACGAACCGACCATCTCGATGTACTTCAGCGTGAACACCTCCCCCTTCGTCGGCCGCACCGGCGACAAGCTGACCGGCCGCCACCTGCAGGAGCGGCTGGAGCGCGAGCTGCGCAGCAACCTGGCATTGCGCGTGGATCGCGTGGAAAACAGCGACTCGTACCGCGTCAGCGGGCGCGGCGAACTGCACCTCTCCATCCTCATCGAAACGATGCGCCGCGAAGGGTACGAGCTTTCCGTCTCCCGCCCCGAAGTCATCGCCCGCGAGATCGACGGCAAGAAGATGGAGCCGGAGGAGTTCGTCATCGTCGACGTGGATGACGAATACGTCGGCAAGGTCATCGAAAAATTCGGATCCCGCAAGGGGATGATGAAGAACATGTCCCCCCAGATGGAGGGGAAATCCCGCCTCGAATTCACCATCCCGGCGCGCGGCCTCATCGGCATGCACGGCGAACTGCTCACCGATACCCGCGGCTCCGCCACGATGAGCCACAGCTTTCACAGCTTCATCCCGTGGGCCGGCGCCATACAGGGCCGCCGCAACGGCGTGTTGATCAGCGGCGACGACGGCACCTCCACCGCCTATGCGATGGACAAGCTGCAGGACCGCGGCGAATTTTTCGTGGAGCCGGGAACCGATGTCTACGTCGGCATGATCGTGGGCGTGTGCAACACCGACACCGACATGGTGGTGAACGTGGTGCGCGGCAAGAAGCTCTCCAACATGCGCGCTTCCGGCTCCGACGACATGGTGCAGTTGGCGCCGCCCCGCAAGCTCTCGCTGGAGCAGTCGCTCGAGTTCCTCGAAGACGACGAACTGGCCGAGATCACGCCGGATTTCATCCGCCTGCGCAAGCGGTACCTCAACGAGGAAGACCGCAAGCGCCACCGGCGGCAGACCGTCAACAGCTGA